DNA sequence from the Chloroflexota bacterium genome:
GACGCTCATGCCGGCATATTTGGACAGGTACATGGCCAGCATAAGCGCTTTGTTGCCACCACCACATATGACCGCATCAAAAGTAAGGTCAGCCATTGCAACTCCTCTCAAGACACACCAGGGAATGATGTGCCCTAATGTATGTTATTCGGAATCTACGGTGCTTACGATATCTTTACCACGCTCCGGATCACCTCACTCTTTTCGAGGGCGGTGTAAGCCTCGTTTACCTGAGCTAGTTTGTAGGTGTGGCTAATCATCTTGTCCAGGGGGATCTTCCCCTGCATATACATGTCCACGAACCTTGGCACGTCGACGGAATGCACTATGTCACCCTGAACCGTGCCCACAATCGTCTTGCCTAGAAGAAACTCGAATGGCATAATAGTGAGAATCTCCGTGAGGGGGGCCATTCCTGCTATCACCAGCTTGCCCCCATTGCGGATGGAACCGAAGGCCTGCATCATCACGGCCGCTTTGCCCACGCACTCAATGGCATAATCGGCGCCTCCACCGGTCAGTTCCTTGACCTTTGCCACTGGGTCCTCCGCGCCGGACTTGACCACATAGTCGGCTCCAAGCTGCTTGGCCACCGCCAGTTTCCGGTCGGATCTTGAGACGGCGATGATCTTCCCGGCTCCAGCCAGCTTGGCGCCCATGATAGCGCTAAGGCCTACTCCTCCACTGCCGTACACCACTATGCTTTCACCCGGCCTCATCCCGGTCGTGTTCATAGCAGCACCCATTCCTGTCGTGACGCCGCATCCCATGATGCAAATCTTGTCGAGGGGAGCGTCTTGCCTCACCTTCACGACGGACCGCTCCTTAACTACGGCATACTCAGCCATGGCAGCCAAGCCGAAAATGTGATTCACCGGCTTCCCGTCCTTGCGCAGACGTGTTGTCCCCATGGTTCCCGGCAGGCAAGCCATCATCATAAC
Encoded proteins:
- a CDS encoding zinc-binding dehydrogenase, whose amino-acid sequence is VMMMACLPGTMGTTRLRKDGKPVNHIFGLAAMAEYAVVKERSVVKVRQDAPLDKICIMGCGVTTGMGAAMNTTGMRPGESIVVYGSGGVGLSAIMGAKLAGAGKIIAVSRSDRKLAVAKQLGADYVVKSGAEDPVAKVKELTGGGADYAIECVGKAAVMMQAFGSIRNGGKLVIAGMAPLTEILTIMPFEFLLGKTIVGTVQGDIVHSVDVPRFVDMYMQGKIPLDKMISHTYKLAQVNEAYTALEKSEVIRSVVKIS